A portion of the Pseudarthrobacter defluvii genome contains these proteins:
- a CDS encoding ExeM/NucH family extracellular endonuclease: MHQKTWKLTLGTALSAGLIATPLAAVPAIADNTAAEVSAAAGTSPVVINEAYLSGGSSGAAYKNKFVELYNTSDAPVSLDGWSVQYRSGSGTAAPSGVAALAGSIPAKGYYLVQGGSNGANGADLPKPDLVAGALNFAGASGTIVLAKQPTAVGLPTGSVVETAGVADLLGYGTSNTFETQAATAPASNTDVKSLNRSAGADSNNNTADFTLSAAITPTSTGGAAPAPNPTPAPDPVARTIAEIQGTGTESPLTGAAVTTQGKVTAAFPTGGLNGYYIQTPGTGGDLTATNHAASDGIFVYSPATVGSVQAGDYVQVTGTVAEYYGMTQLNVTAAAGLTKLTDAAPEVKPTIFTLPATETFRESLEGMLLAPQGPLTVSDNYSLNQYGEIGLAGGTTPLEQPTAVAPYGSAEYTAVAAENAARGIKLDDGASTNFLKDATTKAEVLPYLTTTDPVRVGSPVSFTTNVVLGYANNSWKLQPLTHLTEANKSTVQPASFGATRTAAPAAVGGNLKIASFNVLNYFPTTGDTLSGCTFYEDRAGNPITVRGGCNARGAANAENLKRQQDKIVAAISKSGADVVTLMEVENSAQFGKDRDDALAKLVEALNIPTPGIWDYVRTPANAPPLADEDMIRTAFIYKKAAAEPVGESIIHNDTVAFASARKPLAQVFKPVGGAAGSEFIAIANHFKSKGSAATPDDADKGQGASNLARTAQATSLLDFANSLQATKGTDKVFLIGDFNSYGKEDPINVLTGAGYVNQDDKAKNADGSAKHSYLFGGLAGSLDHILASPAANAVVSGADIWNINSVESVALEYSRYNSNITNYYAPDQFRASDHDPVVVGLNLPSIPASVDLNFLNINDFHGRIDTNTVQAAGTIEKLRAAAAPGATAFLSAGDNIGASLFASAVAKDQPTIDVLNALELKASAVGNHEFDGGWADLRDRVIAGGTNAKFPYLGANVYKKGTTEPVLPEYTVLDMNGIKVAVIGTVTQEVPSLVTPAGIGDLDFGDPVEAINRAAAKISADKLADVIIVEDHDGAGSGVVEGATLEQEVAAGGPFARLVTETSPEVDAIFTGHTHKEYAWDAPVPGVAGKTRPIVQTGNYGENVGQIQLTVDTATKEVAAYKAGNVKRSTDPAADLVAAYPRVAAVDAIVKKALADAAVVGNQPVGSITKDITTAFTTDATGTAKRDDRGSESTLGNLVADSLLDSLKSADLGGAEIGVVNAGGLRNELYYAPDGTITYAEANAVLPFVNNLWTTSLTGAQFKTLLEQQWQTNPDGSVPSRAYLQLGLSKNVNYTYDAARAAGDRITSVRVNGDLLDPAKSYRVGTFSFLATGGDNFRVFTEGTNTRDSGLVDRDAWIGYLQKSSPLSPDFARRSVAVTNTTAAGVKPGEPITLAVSKLDLTSLGSPVNTVLEASLTDAAGTVTPLGTVPVASGAASVNLAVPAGAAEGTATVVLTAVESGTVVKVAVLVGADTPAQPVCVPPVKPTRPADVRGQANYGQAMAEYRACLRG; encoded by the coding sequence ATGCATCAAAAAACATGGAAGTTGACGCTGGGCACAGCGTTGTCGGCGGGGCTTATCGCAACCCCGCTGGCAGCTGTGCCGGCGATTGCGGACAACACAGCCGCGGAGGTCTCAGCCGCGGCCGGCACCTCCCCCGTTGTGATCAACGAGGCCTACCTGAGCGGCGGCAGCAGCGGCGCCGCCTACAAGAACAAATTCGTGGAGCTTTACAACACCTCCGACGCTCCGGTGTCCCTTGACGGCTGGTCCGTGCAGTACCGCTCCGGCAGCGGCACGGCGGCGCCAAGCGGGGTGGCCGCCCTCGCGGGATCCATCCCGGCCAAGGGCTACTACCTGGTGCAGGGCGGCAGCAACGGCGCCAACGGCGCCGACCTGCCCAAGCCCGACCTCGTGGCCGGCGCCCTGAACTTCGCCGGCGCCTCCGGCACCATCGTGCTCGCCAAGCAGCCCACCGCCGTCGGACTTCCCACCGGCTCAGTGGTGGAAACCGCAGGCGTAGCCGACCTCCTGGGCTACGGAACCTCGAACACCTTTGAGACCCAGGCCGCCACGGCGCCCGCCTCGAACACCGATGTGAAGAGCCTCAACAGGAGCGCCGGCGCGGACAGCAACAACAACACCGCAGACTTCACCCTCAGCGCCGCCATCACGCCGACGTCCACCGGCGGTGCTGCTCCCGCGCCGAACCCCACGCCGGCCCCTGACCCAGTTGCCAGAACCATCGCCGAAATCCAGGGCACCGGGACGGAAAGCCCGTTGACAGGCGCAGCCGTCACCACCCAGGGCAAGGTCACTGCAGCGTTCCCCACCGGCGGCCTCAATGGTTACTACATCCAGACCCCGGGCACCGGCGGCGACCTCACGGCCACCAACCATGCCGCATCCGACGGCATCTTTGTCTACTCCCCTGCCACGGTGGGTTCGGTGCAGGCAGGCGACTACGTCCAGGTGACCGGCACCGTGGCAGAGTACTACGGGATGACCCAGCTCAACGTCACGGCGGCAGCGGGCCTTACCAAGCTGACCGACGCCGCACCCGAGGTCAAGCCCACCATCTTCACCCTCCCCGCCACGGAAACCTTCCGCGAGTCGCTGGAAGGCATGCTGCTGGCGCCGCAGGGCCCCCTGACGGTGAGCGACAACTACAGCCTGAACCAGTACGGCGAGATCGGCCTCGCAGGCGGGACCACCCCGCTCGAGCAGCCCACCGCCGTGGCACCGTACGGCTCGGCGGAGTACACCGCCGTCGCGGCGGAGAACGCGGCACGCGGCATCAAGCTGGACGACGGTGCCAGCACCAACTTCCTCAAGGACGCCACCACCAAGGCCGAGGTCCTGCCGTACCTCACCACCACGGACCCCGTGCGGGTGGGCTCGCCTGTCAGCTTCACCACCAACGTGGTGCTCGGCTACGCCAACAACTCCTGGAAGCTGCAGCCCCTGACCCACCTGACCGAGGCCAACAAGTCCACGGTCCAGCCGGCCAGCTTCGGCGCCACCCGCACCGCGGCTCCCGCAGCTGTGGGCGGCAACCTGAAGATCGCCTCCTTCAACGTGCTGAACTACTTCCCCACTACGGGCGACACCCTGTCCGGGTGCACCTTTTACGAGGACCGGGCCGGCAACCCGATCACCGTCCGCGGCGGCTGCAACGCCCGCGGTGCGGCCAACGCCGAGAACTTGAAGCGCCAGCAGGACAAGATCGTTGCCGCCATCAGCAAGTCCGGCGCCGACGTGGTCACCCTGATGGAGGTCGAAAACTCCGCGCAGTTCGGCAAGGACCGCGACGACGCCCTGGCCAAGCTGGTCGAGGCACTGAACATTCCCACCCCCGGTATCTGGGACTACGTCCGCACGCCTGCCAACGCTCCGCCGCTGGCGGACGAGGACATGATCCGCACTGCGTTCATCTACAAGAAGGCCGCTGCAGAACCTGTCGGTGAATCGATCATCCACAACGACACCGTTGCCTTCGCCAGCGCCCGCAAACCGCTGGCCCAGGTGTTCAAGCCCGTGGGCGGCGCTGCCGGCAGCGAGTTCATTGCCATCGCCAACCACTTCAAGTCCAAGGGCTCGGCCGCAACGCCGGATGACGCGGACAAGGGCCAAGGCGCCTCCAACCTCGCCCGCACGGCCCAGGCCACGTCCCTGCTGGACTTTGCCAACTCCCTGCAGGCCACCAAGGGCACGGACAAGGTCTTCCTGATCGGCGATTTCAACTCGTACGGCAAGGAAGATCCCATCAACGTCCTGACCGGGGCCGGCTACGTCAACCAGGATGACAAGGCGAAGAACGCCGACGGCTCGGCCAAGCACTCCTACCTGTTTGGGGGCCTGGCGGGCTCCCTGGACCACATCCTGGCCTCGCCCGCCGCCAATGCGGTGGTATCCGGTGCGGACATCTGGAACATCAACTCCGTTGAATCCGTGGCCCTGGAGTACAGCCGCTACAACAGCAACATCACCAATTACTACGCCCCGGACCAGTTCCGCGCCAGCGACCACGACCCCGTGGTGGTGGGCCTGAACCTCCCCTCCATACCTGCCAGCGTTGACCTGAACTTCCTGAACATCAACGATTTCCACGGCCGGATCGACACCAACACCGTGCAGGCGGCAGGCACCATCGAGAAGCTGCGCGCTGCGGCTGCTCCCGGTGCCACGGCGTTCCTGTCCGCGGGCGACAACATCGGCGCCTCCCTGTTCGCCTCCGCGGTTGCCAAGGACCAGCCCACCATCGACGTGCTGAACGCCCTGGAGCTGAAGGCATCGGCCGTAGGCAACCACGAGTTCGACGGCGGTTGGGCGGACCTGCGCGACCGCGTCATTGCCGGCGGCACCAACGCCAAGTTCCCCTACCTGGGCGCCAACGTCTACAAGAAGGGCACCACCGAACCGGTCCTGCCGGAGTACACCGTGCTGGACATGAACGGGATCAAGGTGGCCGTGATCGGCACCGTTACCCAGGAAGTTCCGTCCCTGGTGACGCCGGCCGGCATCGGCGACCTCGACTTCGGCGACCCCGTCGAGGCGATCAACCGGGCAGCCGCGAAGATCTCGGCGGATAAGCTCGCCGACGTGATCATCGTTGAGGATCACGACGGCGCCGGCTCCGGCGTGGTGGAAGGCGCCACCCTTGAACAGGAAGTGGCAGCCGGCGGACCTTTCGCCAGGCTGGTCACCGAGACGTCCCCCGAGGTGGATGCCATCTTCACCGGCCACACGCACAAGGAATACGCCTGGGACGCCCCCGTTCCCGGCGTGGCAGGCAAGACCCGGCCCATCGTGCAGACCGGCAACTACGGCGAAAATGTGGGCCAGATCCAGCTGACCGTGGACACCGCCACCAAGGAGGTGGCCGCGTACAAGGCCGGGAACGTCAAGCGCAGCACGGATCCTGCCGCGGACCTGGTTGCCGCCTACCCGCGCGTGGCCGCCGTCGACGCCATCGTCAAGAAGGCCTTGGCAGATGCCGCCGTCGTTGGCAACCAGCCCGTCGGGTCGATTACCAAGGACATCACCACCGCGTTCACCACGGATGCCACCGGCACTGCCAAGCGCGATGACCGCGGCAGCGAATCCACCCTGGGCAACCTGGTGGCCGACTCGCTGCTTGATTCGCTGAAATCCGCCGACCTCGGCGGTGCGGAGATCGGCGTCGTGAACGCCGGCGGCCTGCGCAATGAGCTCTACTACGCACCGGACGGCACCATCACCTACGCCGAGGCCAACGCGGTGCTCCCGTTCGTGAACAACCTGTGGACCACATCCCTGACCGGTGCGCAGTTCAAGACGCTCCTGGAGCAGCAGTGGCAGACCAACCCGGACGGCTCGGTTCCCAGCCGCGCCTACCTGCAGCTGGGCCTGTCAAAGAACGTGAACTACACCTACGACGCCGCCCGCGCGGCCGGTGACCGGATCACCTCGGTGCGGGTGAACGGCGATCTGCTGGACCCGGCGAAGTCCTACCGGGTGGGCACATTCAGCTTCCTGGCAACCGGTGGGGACAACTTCCGGGTCTTCACTGAAGGCACCAACACCCGGGATTCCGGGCTGGTGGACCGGGACGCTTGGATCGGCTACCTGCAGAAGAGCAGCCCCCTCTCCCCGGATTTCGCCCGCCGTTCCG